The following proteins are co-located in the Ictalurus punctatus breed USDA103 chromosome 14, Coco_2.0, whole genome shotgun sequence genome:
- the LOC108274827 gene encoding cathepsin S, ortholog 1 isoform X1 — protein sequence MISFFNITQIETCNQTYLSPETHTHTGTMMRVLLLALLLTQVCCGMNLDTDWISWKTEFNKNYNSVWEEAYRRTIWEQKLLKVMKHNEEAAAGLHTFTIGINHLSDMTAEEVSAKLNGLRVENFPPQDANENFTFLNDFPLPPSVNWTEDGFVTPVQNQGECNSCWAFTAVGALEAQMKKKKGRLVPLSVQNLVDCSDKEGNYGCLGGLMTNAFNYIINHRGIGKAADYPYVKKNGTCHDTHKYGHCSGFWVLQRHNEFELQKVVANIGPVAVGINADLDSFHQYKTGIYSNYSCPRHPLNHAVLVVGYGKEEGQQYWLIKNSWGTDWGEGGYIRMERNKNRCGIGGYSVVPIV from the exons ATGATTTCCTTCTTTAACATTACACAGATTGAGACCTGCAACCAGACTTATCTctctcctgaaacacacacacacacag GTACAATGATGCGTGTCTTGCTTCTGGCTCTGCTGCTCACTCAGGTTTGCTGTGGTATGAACCTAGACACCGACTGGATATCCTGGAAAACTGAATTCAATAAAAACTACAACAGTGTG tggGAGGAAGCATACAGGAGAACAATTTGGGAGCAGAAACTTTTGAAAGTGATGAAGCACAATGAAGAAGCTGCAGCAGGACTACACACCTTTACCATTGGGATCAATCACCTTTCAGACATG acagcAGAAGAAGTCAGCGCTAAACTGAATGGTCTGAGGGTGGAGAATTTTCCTCCTCAGGATGCTAATGAGAATTTCACCTTTCTGAATGATTTCCCCCTCCCTCCCAGTGTGAACTGGACTGAGGATGGATTTGTCACCCCTGTCCAGAACCAG GGTGAATGCAACTCATGTTGGGCATTCACTGCAGTTGGAGCTTTAGAAGctcaaatgaagaaaaagaagggacGGCTGGTTCCTCTGAGTGTTCAGAACCTGGTGGACTGCAGTGACAAAGAAGGAAACTATGGCTGCCTTGGAGGACTCATGACTAATGCCTTTAATTACATTATAAACCACAGGGGAATCGGCAAGGCTGCTGATTACCCTTATGTAAAAAag AACGGGACATGCCATGACACTCATAAATATGGGCATTGTTCTGGATTCTGGGTTCTTCAACGTCATAATGAGTTCGAGCTGCAGAAGGTGGTGGCTAACATTGGACCGGTTGCAGTGGGAATTAATGCTGACCTGGATTCATTTCACCAATACAAGACTG gtatTTATAGTAACTATTCGTGCCCAAGGCATCCATTGAATCATGCTGTTCTGGTGGTTGGATATGGAAAAGAAGAAGGGCAGCAATACTGGCTGATCAAAAACAG tTGGGGTACTGATTGGGGAGAGGGGGGCTATATTCGAATGGAGCGAAACAAGAATCGGTGTGGAATTGGCGGCTATAGTGTTGTCCCCATTGTCTGA
- the LOC108274827 gene encoding cathepsin S, ortholog 1 precursor (The RefSeq protein has 2 substitutions compared to this genomic sequence) codes for MMHVLLLALLLTQVCCGMNLDTDWISWKSEFNKNYNSVWEEAYRRTIWEQKLLKVMKHNEEAAAGLHTFTIGINHLSDMTAEEVSAKLNGLRVENFPPQDANENFTFLNDFPLPPSVNWTEDGFVTPVQNQGECNSCWAFTAVGALEAQMKKKKGRLVPLSVQNLVDCSDKEGNYGCLGGLMTNAFNYIINHRGIGKAADYPYVKKNGTCHDTHKYGHCSGFWVLQRHNEFELQKVVANIGPVAVGINADLDSFHQYKTGIYSNYSCPRHPLNHAVLVVGYGKEEGQQYWLIKNSWGTDWGEGGYIRMERNKNRCGIGGYSVVPIV; via the exons ATGATGCGTGTCTTGCTTCTGGCTCTGCTGCTCACTCAGGTTTGCTGTGGTATGAACCTAGACACCGACTGGATATCCTGGAAAACTGAATTCAATAAAAACTACAACAGTGTG tggGAGGAAGCATACAGGAGAACAATTTGGGAGCAGAAACTTTTGAAAGTGATGAAGCACAATGAAGAAGCTGCAGCAGGACTACACACCTTTACCATTGGGATCAATCACCTTTCAGACATG acagcAGAAGAAGTCAGCGCTAAACTGAATGGTCTGAGGGTGGAGAATTTTCCTCCTCAGGATGCTAATGAGAATTTCACCTTTCTGAATGATTTCCCCCTCCCTCCCAGTGTGAACTGGACTGAGGATGGATTTGTCACCCCTGTCCAGAACCAG GGTGAATGCAACTCATGTTGGGCATTCACTGCAGTTGGAGCTTTAGAAGctcaaatgaagaaaaagaagggacGGCTGGTTCCTCTGAGTGTTCAGAACCTGGTGGACTGCAGTGACAAAGAAGGAAACTATGGCTGCCTTGGAGGACTCATGACTAATGCCTTTAATTACATTATAAACCACAGGGGAATCGGCAAGGCTGCTGATTACCCTTATGTAAAAAag AACGGGACATGCCATGACACTCATAAATATGGGCATTGTTCTGGATTCTGGGTTCTTCAACGTCATAATGAGTTCGAGCTGCAGAAGGTGGTGGCTAACATTGGACCGGTTGCAGTGGGAATTAATGCTGACCTGGATTCATTTCACCAATACAAGACTG gtatTTATAGTAACTATTCGTGCCCAAGGCATCCATTGAATCATGCTGTTCTGGTGGTTGGATATGGAAAAGAAGAAGGGCAGCAATACTGGCTGATCAAAAACAG tTGGGGTACTGATTGGGGAGAGGGGGGCTATATTCGAATGGAGCGAAACAAGAATCGGTGTGGAATTGGCGGCTATAGTGTTGTCCCCATTGTCTGA
- the nrm gene encoding nurim, which produces MALLTARNLTLCVLSLINFIFVFVTGADFVRFISFRPVYHNITGGAPLCDDAAWWSVALRDAAVLKCLAVDLLLLVMFSVQHSLLAWTPVKRVCQSVLGVLNRAMYCFTTALVLQLLMRYWQPVTSAPCLWSVRNAPWDIWFPLICFTVHFLCWAVICSILLIFDYAELLGLKQVYYECLGLGDPLSLKSSRAQRLYAHLRHPVCMELLLVLWFLPTLSVDRCVLAAYLTLYLALAHSLDAEDCVYLSAQLHSKLQLFSTSAGGDTHRNNNNDDDDGCKLD; this is translated from the exons ATGGCGCTGCTGACGGCTCGTAACTTGACGCTGTGTGTTTTAtcattaataaactttatttttgtgTTCGTGACCGGAGCGGATTTCGtccgtttcatttcatttcgcCCGGTTTATCACAACATCACCGGCGGCGCGCCCCTCTGCGACG ATGCGGCGTGGTGGTCCGTGGCCCTGCGGGACGCTGCGGTGTTGAAGTGTTTAGCTGTAGACTTGTTACTGTTAGTGATGTTCAGTGTGCAGCACAGCCTGCTGGCCTGGACGCCTGTTAAACGTGTGTGTCAGTCTGTACTGGGAGTGTTAAACCGGGCCATGTACTGCTTCACTACTGCGCTCGtactgcag ctgTTGATGCGTTACTGGCAGCCTGTGACCAGTGCCCCCTGCCTGTGGTCAGTGCGCAATGCACCATGGGATATCTGGTTCCCACTCATCTGTTTCACTGTACACTTCCTGTGCTGGGCCGTGATCTGCAGCATTCTGCTCATATTCGACTACGCAGAGCTGCTGGGACTcaagcag GTGTATTATGAGTGTTTAGGCCTGGGGGACCCGCTCTCCCTGAAGTCGTCCCGTGCCCAGCGTCTCTATGCCCACCTTCGCCACCCCGTGTGCATGGAGCTTCTGCTGGTGCTCTGGTTTTTGCCCACTCTGtctgtggacaggtgtgtgtTAGCGGCGTACCTGACACTTTACCTGGCTCTGGCCCACTCTCTGGATGCAGAGGACTGCGTGTACTTGAGTGCTCAGCTGCACAGCAAGCTGCAACTCTTCTCCACATCTGCAGGGGgcgacacacacagaaacaacaacaatgatgatgatgatgggtgCAAACTAGATTAA